The following proteins come from a genomic window of Heyndrickxia acidicola:
- a CDS encoding 3-hydroxybutyryl-CoA dehydrogenase, with protein MEIKKVMVVGAGQMGSGIAQVCAQAGYQVLLNDVKEESLARGFSIIEKNLSRQVSKEKIREDEKVLILSRLEKSSSLQDAEQVDIVIEAAVENMEIKTKIFGELDQFAPSHAILASNTSSLPITEIAAATSRPEKVIGMHFMNPVPVMKLVEIIRGLATDDEVYQAVEVMTNTLKKVPVEVNDFPGFVSNRILMPMINEAIYTLYEGVATKEAIDEVMKLGMNHPMGPLTLADFIGLDTCLYIMETLHDGFGDDKYRPCPLLRKYVKAGWLGKKTGRGFYNYQ; from the coding sequence ATGGAGATTAAAAAGGTGATGGTGGTAGGAGCAGGACAGATGGGTTCCGGGATTGCTCAGGTATGCGCACAAGCCGGTTATCAAGTGCTCCTGAATGATGTGAAAGAAGAATCACTGGCAAGAGGATTTAGTATCATTGAAAAAAATTTATCCAGACAAGTATCTAAGGAAAAAATAAGAGAAGATGAAAAAGTGCTCATTCTTTCGCGCTTGGAGAAATCAAGCAGCCTTCAGGATGCGGAACAGGTGGATATTGTCATAGAAGCAGCTGTGGAAAATATGGAAATAAAGACAAAAATATTTGGTGAGCTGGATCAGTTTGCTCCATCTCATGCCATACTGGCATCTAATACCTCCTCACTGCCCATTACTGAAATTGCTGCTGCCACCAGCCGCCCGGAAAAAGTGATAGGCATGCATTTTATGAATCCGGTTCCTGTCATGAAACTGGTAGAGATTATTAGAGGGCTTGCTACCGATGATGAAGTGTACCAGGCTGTAGAAGTTATGACGAACACATTGAAAAAGGTTCCGGTTGAAGTAAATGATTTTCCTGGCTTCGTATCAAACCGTATACTCATGCCGATGATTAATGAAGCTATTTACACTCTTTATGAAGGTGTAGCAACCAAGGAAGCCATTGATGAAGTGATGAAGCTGGGGATGAACCATCCGATGGGACCGTTGACTCTTGCTGATTTTATAGGCTTAGACACTTGCTTGTATATCATGGAAACCCTTCATGATGGATTCGGCGACGATAAATATCGCCCCTGCCCGCTTTTAAGAAAATATGTAAAGGCAGGCTGGCTGGGAAAGAAAACAGGACGGGGTTTCTACAATTACCAATAA
- a CDS encoding acetyl-CoA C-acetyltransferase — MAKTVILSGARTPFGKFGGALSSLSASQLGGTVIKEALKRAQVQPEDVQEVIMGSVLQGGQGQIPSRQAAHEAGLPWEVKTETINKVCASGMRSVTLADQIIRAGDEDVIVAGGMESMSMAPYILPNARWGLRMGDASLKDLMIHDGLTCSFSGVHMGTYGNKQALEYEITRDEQDSWALRSHEKALKAIKEGIFAEEIVPVEVPQRKGSPLIMKDDEAPRADTSLSKLAKLPSAFGKDGTITAGNAPGVNDGAAALVLMSDERAIKEGREPLAYILGHAAIAVEADCFPLTPGLVINEILKKTGKSLNDIDLFEINEAFAAVSLVSGKIAGLDPEKVNVNGGAVALGHPIGASGTRIILTLAYELKRRGGGIGIAAICSGGGQGDAIMIEVKKQG; from the coding sequence ATGGCAAAAACGGTAATTTTGAGCGGCGCAAGAACCCCGTTTGGGAAATTTGGCGGTGCACTCAGCTCGTTAAGCGCATCTCAATTAGGCGGAACAGTCATTAAAGAAGCTTTGAAAAGAGCTCAGGTTCAACCGGAGGATGTTCAAGAGGTCATTATGGGTTCCGTTTTGCAGGGAGGACAGGGTCAGATTCCATCCAGGCAGGCTGCACATGAAGCGGGGCTTCCGTGGGAAGTAAAAACAGAAACCATTAATAAAGTATGTGCTTCCGGAATGAGAAGTGTAACCTTGGCAGACCAGATTATACGTGCGGGTGATGAAGACGTTATTGTAGCTGGAGGAATGGAGTCTATGTCAATGGCTCCGTATATTCTGCCGAATGCACGATGGGGACTGCGGATGGGTGATGCTTCTTTAAAGGATTTAATGATTCATGATGGACTTACCTGTTCATTTTCAGGTGTCCATATGGGCACTTACGGAAATAAGCAGGCACTAGAATATGAGATTACGAGAGATGAACAAGATAGTTGGGCGCTTAGAAGCCACGAGAAAGCTTTAAAAGCTATTAAAGAGGGGATATTTGCAGAAGAAATTGTGCCTGTAGAAGTTCCTCAAAGAAAGGGATCCCCTCTTATCATGAAGGATGATGAAGCACCCCGTGCAGATACATCGCTATCTAAGCTGGCAAAGCTGCCATCAGCCTTCGGGAAAGACGGTACTATAACAGCCGGCAATGCGCCCGGTGTAAACGACGGAGCAGCAGCGCTTGTGCTGATGAGCGATGAAAGGGCTATAAAAGAGGGGAGAGAACCGCTTGCTTATATTCTGGGTCATGCAGCTATTGCTGTAGAGGCAGACTGCTTCCCTTTAACGCCTGGTCTGGTGATAAATGAGATATTAAAGAAAACAGGAAAGTCATTGAACGATATTGATTTGTTTGAAATTAATGAGGCATTTGCTGCCGTTTCTCTTGTCAGCGGAAAAATAGCAGGCCTAGACCCAGAAAAGGTGAACGTCAATGGCGGAGCAGTCGCTTTAGGACACCCGATTGGAGCAAGCGGAACACGAATCATACTTACACTGGCTTATGAATTGAAAAGACGCGGAGGCGGTATCGGTATTGCTGCTATATGCTCCGGAGGCGGCCAGGGGGATGCCATTATGATCGAAGTGAAGAAACAAGGATGA
- a CDS encoding 4Fe-4S dicluster domain-containing protein, with product MGWLLWINWIAFLFVTVYAISLFVYVVKTRIAYIKLGKKAEFDNNVKERLRKIWVNVFGQKKLLKDKKSGAIHVMFFYGFILVQFGAIDFIWKGLAPESHLPLGPVYPAFTFFQEIVTLVILVAVVWAFYRRYIEKLVRLKRGFKAGLVLLFIGGLMVSVLIGYGMGLIWHGEELTWSEPIASAVAFVFHGIGTTAAAVVFYVAWWVHLLFLLSFLVYVPQSKHAHLLAGPANVYLNRLDGPGKLRPVNFEDESQETFGVGKIEDFNQLQLVDLYACVECGRCTNMCPATGTGKMLSPMDLIIKLRDHLTNHGAAVTSRQPWVPTFAFNQTKGNQLALAGTGQGAEESAAASAYSPSLIGEVITEEEIWACTTCRNCEDQCPVMNEHVDKIIDLRRYLVLTEGKMNPDAQRAMTNIERQGNPWGLNRKERENWREAREDVEVPTVKEMKKSGEEFEYLFWVGSMGSFDNRSQKIALSFAKLLNEAGVKFAILGNKEKNSGDTPRRLGNEFLFQELAQQNIDEFQKNEVKKIVTIDPHAYNIFKKEYPDFGLEAEVYHHTELLYKLVKEGRLVPKYEVNETITFHDSCYLGRYNDVFDPPREILKSIQGVKLIEMERNRETGMCCGAGGGLMWMEEDTGNRINVARTEQALAVNPTVISSGCPYCLTMLSDGTKAKEVEDTVKTYDVAELLEKAICGDPKQTTIAS from the coding sequence ACCGTTTACGCAATTTCGTTATTTGTTTATGTAGTCAAGACAAGGATTGCATATATTAAGCTTGGGAAAAAAGCAGAGTTTGATAATAATGTGAAAGAGCGTTTGCGAAAAATTTGGGTCAATGTGTTCGGACAAAAGAAATTATTAAAAGACAAGAAGAGCGGTGCCATTCATGTCATGTTTTTCTATGGCTTTATTCTCGTTCAATTTGGTGCCATTGATTTTATATGGAAGGGGCTTGCTCCTGAATCACATTTGCCGCTTGGACCTGTCTATCCTGCGTTTACCTTCTTCCAGGAGATTGTAACGCTTGTTATCCTAGTTGCGGTTGTATGGGCGTTTTACCGCCGGTATATTGAAAAATTGGTCCGTTTAAAAAGAGGGTTTAAAGCAGGGCTGGTCTTGCTGTTTATTGGAGGCCTGATGGTCTCTGTACTGATTGGGTATGGAATGGGACTGATCTGGCACGGTGAAGAACTGACATGGTCTGAGCCTATTGCATCAGCGGTTGCCTTTGTTTTTCATGGTATCGGGACGACCGCTGCAGCAGTTGTCTTTTACGTAGCATGGTGGGTCCACTTATTGTTCCTGCTGTCTTTCCTTGTATACGTCCCGCAATCAAAGCATGCACATTTGCTCGCAGGACCTGCAAATGTATATTTAAACCGTTTGGATGGACCAGGCAAGCTGCGCCCGGTTAACTTTGAGGACGAATCTCAAGAAACCTTTGGGGTAGGGAAGATTGAAGATTTTAACCAGCTTCAGCTTGTAGATCTGTATGCATGTGTAGAGTGCGGCCGCTGTACGAATATGTGCCCTGCAACAGGAACAGGAAAAATGCTTTCACCAATGGATTTGATCATAAAGCTGCGTGATCATCTAACTAATCATGGTGCAGCGGTAACATCCAGACAGCCATGGGTGCCAACATTTGCATTTAATCAAACAAAGGGCAACCAGCTTGCATTGGCAGGCACCGGCCAGGGCGCAGAGGAGTCTGCGGCTGCTTCTGCCTATAGTCCTTCATTGATTGGAGAAGTCATTACGGAAGAGGAAATATGGGCATGTACTACCTGCCGTAACTGTGAGGACCAATGTCCTGTTATGAATGAACACGTAGATAAAATCATTGATTTGCGGCGTTACTTAGTGCTGACGGAAGGAAAGATGAATCCGGATGCACAGCGTGCCATGACAAACATTGAGCGCCAAGGAAACCCTTGGGGATTAAACCGCAAGGAAAGAGAAAACTGGCGCGAAGCCCGTGAAGACGTTGAAGTTCCAACTGTTAAAGAAATGAAAAAATCGGGAGAGGAATTTGAGTATTTATTCTGGGTAGGATCAATGGGCTCTTTTGATAACAGAAGCCAAAAGATCGCCTTATCCTTTGCTAAGCTGTTAAATGAGGCTGGCGTTAAATTTGCAATATTGGGCAATAAAGAAAAGAATTCAGGAGATACACCAAGAAGATTAGGAAACGAGTTTTTATTCCAGGAACTGGCACAGCAAAATATTGATGAGTTTCAGAAAAATGAGGTTAAGAAAATCGTTACAATAGACCCTCATGCTTATAATATCTTTAAAAAAGAATATCCGGATTTTGGATTGGAAGCAGAAGTGTATCATCATACTGAGCTTTTATACAAGCTGGTGAAAGAAGGAAGACTTGTTCCAAAATATGAGGTGAATGAAACAATCACCTTCCATGATTCTTGCTACCTGGGGCGCTATAATGATGTCTTTGATCCGCCTCGTGAAATTCTAAAATCGATTCAGGGAGTCAAGCTGATTGAAATGGAAAGAAATCGTGAGACGGGAATGTGCTGCGGTGCAGGCGGAGGTCTAATGTGGATGGAAGAAGATACAGGAAACCGTATCAATGTAGCCAGAACCGAACAAGCATTGGCCGTTAATCCTACCGTTATTAGTTCAGGTTGTCCGTATTGCTTAACGATGCTTTCGGATGGAACAAAAGCAAAAGAGGTTGAAGATACGGTAAAAACCTATGATGTAGCAGAGCTTCTCGAGAAAGCAATATGCGGAGATCCGAAACAAACAACGATTGCATCCTGA